A region of the Amycolatopsis sp. cg13 genome:
TCCAATTGCGCCACTTCGAGCGGCCCGATCGGGAGGACGCCGGTGGCGAGCGCGGTGCCGGGCGGGCCGAACAGCCGCTCCAGCCGGGTCACCTCGGCGTGCCGGACCCCGGGTACCGCGGCCGCGCTCGCGACGATCTGGCCGACCCGGATCGGGGTGCCGAAGGTGAGGTGATCGGGTTGGAAGAACGCGCCGAGCGCCCGTCGCAACGCTGTCCGCACGTGTCCGGCGATGTGGTCCGGCAGCACCTCGACGTGCACCGTGAGGTCGAGCGGGACGAGGGTCGCGGTGAAGACGGAAAGGTCGTGGCCGATCCGCCGGTACTGGTACAGCCCGGCGCGGGTTTCGTCGAGCAGCCAGGTCGGCGCGACCTCCATGCCGAGCGGATCGATCGCGACCTGCGCCTCGTACCAGCTTCCCGTCCACCGCAAGTCGCCCGCGGCTCGTTGGATGCTCGGCGAGGCGCCAGCCAGCGTCGCGTAGTCGTCCGCTGTGATGGCTCGCAGCAAACGACGGCGGACCTCCTGCGGAGCGCGCAGCCGTACCTCGGACACCGGCTCGGGATCGACTCCGCCGATCGCAGGCAACGGATTCCGCACGCTGCGGATGCCGGGCACGTCCGTGCGGTCGAAGATGATGCTGCTGATCGCTTCCCGTCCGACATTCCCGGCCAGACCGGTCCCTACCCGCAGTGCCGCGGTGAGCTCGCCGCTCAACGGAAACTTCGCGCCATTGCGACCGTCGCCGAACCGCAGGACGGTCGCGCCGGTGTCGGTGACCTCGCCTACGAAATGCCGGTCCGTCGGTCCGCTCTCGAGCAGATCCCGTTGTGGCAGCCAAACACCATGGTTTCGGTCAGTGACGGTCACCGCGGGCAGTGCCGCGCGCGGGTCCGGTCGGGTCGCGAGAGTTGCCGGGCCACGGAATGCCGCACGGTGCTCGTCGAGCTTCCTGCCTTCGTCCGCGCCCCAGCTCTGACCGATCTCCCAGCCCTCGTTCTTCGCTGTGAGCACGTACCCCGCGCGAGCTTGACGGATGAGGTCTTTCAGCCGTTCCAGTTTCGTTTCCAGCAGGTCGTCGAAACACGCCAGCAGGTACCGGATGGCGCGTCGTGGATGCTCGCGAAGGTGCAGCTTCTTGACGAGCTTGGCCCCGAAAAGCACGGTGACGAACTCGATGTCCTCTTCGGACAGTTCACTCCGCCACAGCTTGGTCAGCCGCGCGCGGATCCGGCCAGGGAGACCCACCAGCCAGCGCGCCTGCGCCGCCGCGATGTCGGCGGGATCCGGGAACGGAACGCTTTGCGTGACCGGCTGGTGGCGCAACTGCGGCTGAACGACCACCGGCAGCGGCGGGTAAGCCGGTTGGGGTTCGGCCTCGCCGCCGCAACCACAGCCGCAGTCGCGCGGGCACTGCGGCTCGTCCGGCGCGGGGTCGGGAACGCAGTGGCACTCCGGGTCGATCCGCCGACCGTGCTCGACCAGCACCACGTTCCCCCGCGCGACACCGACCTCAAGCTCGACACATTCGGGCCCGCCGCGAGCGTTGACACATAACGGAAAGGTAAGCGCGTCTTCGCGGGCCCAGGTCACTTCCAGGAGCTTTTGCTGGTACAGCTGGTCTTCGGTCTCGGTCACCGACGTCAGCCGGACGGCCTGCCGGTGCGTGTGGTCAGCGTCGGCCGGAAGACCGGACGGCACGCCGATCAGTTCCTCGAAGAGCAGCACGTCGCCCGCGGAGAGACCCAACGCCCGGTCACTGTCCACAAGGGTCGCCGAAGTCGCCCCGGCGGGCAGGCAGCAGTCGTGGTCGCCCCATGTCCACAGGCTGATCCGGTTGCGCGCGGGAATCAGCCGGACCTCTTCGTCGTGGACCGGCTCGAAAACCTCCGCCGCACCGCGAAGATCGCTTTCCTTCAACGAGGTACCGGGCAGGGTGCTGAACCGGAACTTTCCCTTCGGGAGCGGGACCTCTTCGCCCGCCTCGATGCACACCCAAGCCCGCGCGGAGCATCCGTCGTGCATCGCGTAGTCGACAAGCCGGGCGTGCCGCCGTACGGAAACCCGCAGCCGCGCGGTGTCCAGATACGCCTCGGTCGCCACCGCGTCTTGCTGGTAGCTGAGCCGATCGCCCTCGTAGGCGAGCAGTTCCGTGAGCATGATGCCGATGTCCGGGACGTGCCGTTCGGTCCAGGACGGCATCGTCAGCTTCAACCGGTCCAGCAGCAGTTGCCGGAAGCTGGCGTAATCCTTGCTGAGATAATCGATCTCGACCGTTGCTTCCACCGGTGGCGCGCTTTCCTCGACCGGCGCGCAGTCGACGTCACCGCAACTGCCGAAGGTGAAGTCCACCTGGGAGTACCGCGGATCGAAGCCCGGATACGGCCTCGTCCCCGGTTTTCCGATCGGACCGGATTCCACAATGGACAACCGGTAGGCCGACAGATCTCCGGCCCGGTCGACCGTCAGCCGCACCGCGTCGGCAAGATCCGGATCGTCGCTCGCCCACAGTTCGACCGCGACGACCGCGATCCCGGTCACGCGCCGTCCGCCGTCGATCCGGAAGTTGGCCGGTACCAGGTCTTCCGGTGCCTTGCCGAAGAATCCCACCGTGAGCGAACGACCGTCGTCGCTCACGCCCACCGAGTCTATCCCGTTGCCGCCCGCGACGCGCACGTCCGTCCGGCGGCGTTCGTCCGCACAGCCGATCACGGCGCCCTCCCGGTGATGACGTCCTCGCGCCGTTCGCCGGTCGCGAGGAGGATGTAGCCGATCTCGATCCGCAAAGTGCTTTCCTCGGCGGCGACTTCCAGGTGCTGCACGGTGATCAGGTCGCCGAGCCAGCGGTGCAACGCGCCTTCCGCCGACGCCTGCACTGCCGCCGCCAGCTCCGGGCTGTTCGGCTCGAACACCAGGTCCAGCAGGCCGCAGCCGAAGTCCGGGCGCATCACGCGCTCCCCCGGCGTGGTGAAAAGCAGCTGCTCGATCAGGTCGAGCACGTGGTTCGCGTAGCCGGTTTCCGCGACCCGGCCACGTTGGTCGAAATGGAACGGAAAGTCGATGTCCACAGTGGTCACCTCCCCGTGACGAACTGTTGCATGACAAGCACGATCGGCGGGCCGGGCGAAAGCGAGCCGAGGCAAGTACCGCCGCCCTGGCCAGCCGGAGGCAGCTGCGTGAGCATCGGCGTCCCGCCACCCAGCAGGGACGAGAGGTTCGTCCACTGCACCGTCGCGCACGGCGGAGTCAACGTGCATCCGGCGACGATCAGCTGGTCTTTCGTGGTGAGCACCGGCATTCCGTTCACCAGCGCCGCCGGCGGCCCGGCCGGGATCGCGGTCACCGCGCCGCCGTGCGGGCAGGTCATCGTCATTCCACTGTGGAGCAAAAATCCCGGCATGTCCGCACCCCTAGTTCGGAACGACGAAGGTGCCGTTGTTGACGATGACCGAGGTCCCGGCCAGCCGGATCGACGCGAGACCGGGACCGCAGGACAGTTCGATCCCGGTCTCGTTGAGCTTGATGTACGGCCCGGACGGCCCCAGGATCTGCAACTGGATGCCGCCAGTCGGGCCGGGTTGCTGAGTGATCAGGAGGTAGTTCTGCGGCGGAACGCCGAACGGAGTGAGCGGCGTCCCGATGACGACCTGCGGCACGCCGGGCAGGATGCTCGACGCGATCGGCGGTCCTTCCTCGGCCACGTCGCGCCGGAACCCGGTCCACACCGCGCGGCCGATGTCGCCGCCCTGGAACTCGATCCACACCCCGGACCCGATCAGCGGCACCACGTTCATGCCCGGCGTCGCGGTGCTCGCCCGCGCCCAGATGGCGTTGTCGCCCAGCACTTCGCCGACCCGCACGAGCAGCCGGTCCAGTCCGAGCGGGTCCACATTGGACACCACCTCGCCCTGGTAGGTGCCGTCGAACCGCGTTTCTTCGGTCATGCGCTCACCTGCTGGGAGAAGGGGACGAAACCGTCCCGGGCCAGGCCGAAACTCTGCTTGTACTCGCCGCGTTTGATCTCGTGGGTGACCCGGTTGACGTAATAGAGGCCGTCGTACGCGAGCCCCGCGCCGCGCACGCCGACCAGCGCGCGGGACTTGAGCACGTGGCCGTACCGGAGCACGTCGAGCTTTCCCTGTCCGGTCACCGCGTCGGCGGCCTTCGCGGTTTTGCTGAGGCCGCGCAGCAAAATCTCCGTCGTGGACCGGCCGGCCAGGTCCGGCAACGGCTGCTCCTGCAGGGTCACCGCGGAACGAGCGGCCAGCGGCGGCCGCAGCAACGCGAGGTCCGGCACCGGAATGGAAAACCCGATCTTGGTGTGCGGCTCGGTGATCCGGATCGTGTACTGCTTCCGAGACATTCCGTCGAAACTGAACGACAGGGATTCCACATTGGTCGCGGTCCCGGAATCGACAGCGAGCGCGGGCTGCACGACCCCGGCCCGGATTTCCGGCCCCCAGTACCCGATGCTCGCACCCGGCACCGGACCCGGGATCAAGTAGAACGCGTAGCCCGCCTGCCGCGCCAGTTCCCGGAGATAGCTGAGATCGCTGCCGGACTGGCCGTCGATTTTCGACTGCGGCGGCTCCGGTTCCCACAGCAGCACCGGCGCCGGCGCGGGCACGATTCCGTACATCGCGTACTTCGCGAGGATCTTCAGCACCCGCACCTGCAGCGACATCCCGGGAAAGATCTCTTCCTCGTACCGCAGGTCCATCAGCGCGGTGAGGTCCTCGCCGGTCACCGTGAGCCGCGATTCGCCGGGACCCGCGCCCGGGCTCATCTCGTGCCGGGTGATCACGCCGTCCATCAGCACGTCCGCCGAACCGCCGACGATCACCGAGAGCACGACCCGCGCGGGCGGATCGAGCAGCCCGGACGGCAGCAACGTCCGGGTGAGCACCGATTTTCGGCTCACCGCGA
Encoded here:
- a CDS encoding putative baseplate assembly protein; translated protein: MSDDGRSLTVGFFGKAPEDLVPANFRIDGGRRVTGIAVVAVELWASDDPDLADAVRLTVDRAGDLSAYRLSIVESGPIGKPGTRPYPGFDPRYSQVDFTFGSCGDVDCAPVEESAPPVEATVEIDYLSKDYASFRQLLLDRLKLTMPSWTERHVPDIGIMLTELLAYEGDRLSYQQDAVATEAYLDTARLRVSVRRHARLVDYAMHDGCSARAWVCIEAGEEVPLPKGKFRFSTLPGTSLKESDLRGAAEVFEPVHDEEVRLIPARNRISLWTWGDHDCCLPAGATSATLVDSDRALGLSAGDVLLFEELIGVPSGLPADADHTHRQAVRLTSVTETEDQLYQQKLLEVTWAREDALTFPLCVNARGGPECVELEVGVARGNVVLVEHGRRIDPECHCVPDPAPDEPQCPRDCGCGCGGEAEPQPAYPPLPVVVQPQLRHQPVTQSVPFPDPADIAAAQARWLVGLPGRIRARLTKLWRSELSEEDIEFVTVLFGAKLVKKLHLREHPRRAIRYLLACFDDLLETKLERLKDLIRQARAGYVLTAKNEGWEIGQSWGADEGRKLDEHRAAFRGPATLATRPDPRAALPAVTVTDRNHGVWLPQRDLLESGPTDRHFVGEVTDTGATVLRFGDGRNGAKFPLSGELTAALRVGTGLAGNVGREAISSIIFDRTDVPGIRSVRNPLPAIGGVDPEPVSEVRLRAPQEVRRRLLRAITADDYATLAGASPSIQRAAGDLRWTGSWYEAQVAIDPLGMEVAPTWLLDETRAGLYQYRRIGHDLSVFTATLVPLDLTVHVEVLPDHIAGHVRTALRRALGAFFQPDHLTFGTPIRVGQIVASAAAVPGVRHAEVTRLERLFGPPGTALATGVLPIGPLEVAQLDDDPSRPENGQLTLDLAGGR
- a CDS encoding GPW/gp25 family protein, coding for MDIDFPFHFDQRGRVAETGYANHVLDLIEQLLFTTPGERVMRPDFGCGLLDLVFEPNSPELAAAVQASAEGALHRWLGDLITVQHLEVAAEESTLRIEIGYILLATGERREDVITGRAP
- a CDS encoding phage baseplate assembly protein V, coding for MTEETRFDGTYQGEVVSNVDPLGLDRLLVRVGEVLGDNAIWARASTATPGMNVVPLIGSGVWIEFQGGDIGRAVWTGFRRDVAEEGPPIASSILPGVPQVVIGTPLTPFGVPPQNYLLITQQPGPTGGIQLQILGPSGPYIKLNETGIELSCGPGLASIRLAGTSVIVNNGTFVVPN